The genomic segment CTTTTCTTCATTGTTTGTATTGCTGATTATTTTTGTTTTGGTATCCGGCGTATTTTATTATAAAAACTGGATAGCCTGGTTAAAAAAATCCAGAATACGTATTTTTACAGTCGTACTGGTAATTTGTGTCTTGGCATTGCTTCCGGTTATTGTAAAATTGTACGACAACCAGCGGTTTCTGCATCTGACCTCTTATATCGCCTCACCAATTCAATTATTCTGCCATTCATTTTTCATCTTAATGCTAAAAGGCGAATTTATCTACGACTGGCCCAACATGTTCTTTCTTATCGTTTTAAATTTGTTCTCCGTTCTATCTGTTATTGCCTATTTCAGATTACGGAAACGCATGAGAAAAGAAGAATCCATTTTTTATTTAACCTTAGTTTTATGGTATGTCTTCCTTTCAAGCCCATTCATCAATACTGAGATATACAACCGGTTATTATTCATCTCACTGATTGCTTTAACCATTATCATAATTTTTGTTTTCAGCTATTTTAAACGGCCGGTTAAAATGACCATTGCCATCATCCTGACTTTACTTTTAATCCTTACAGTGGCAACCAATGGCGTACACCGGACTTATATTTCAAAAGAAGAATACGGCGAATTGAAGCAGATGACCAAATTTATTCCGCAACCTTCTTCCACCATTGTATTGGCACAACACAGGCTGGAATTTTGGACAAGCTGGACGCTTCATATCCGGTCCGGGCAACTGAGAGGCATCAAACCAAGTGAATACCCGAAGTATTCAACGGTACTGTACATCGTTCAAAAAAGCAACCAGTATAAGGAAGACGTTCCCAAAGCTGCCGTTTTGATTCATACAGGACAATATTTCGATTTGTATAAAATTTATTCAAAATAGATTTAGCCCAGATCAGGGTTTTGGAAAATGTAAAATGCACTTCCCGGTTACGGAGGCTGATTTTAAAAAATGCTAAACGTGCCTCCCGGTTACGGAGGCTGGTTTCAGAAAATGTAAAACGTGCCTCCCGGTTACGGAAGCTGGTTTCAGAAAATGTAAAACGTGCCTCCCGGTTACGGAGGCTGGTTCCAGAAAATGTAAAACGTGCCTCCCAGTTACAGAGGCTGGTTTCAGAAAATATAAAACGTGCCTCCCGGTTACGGAGGCTGATTTCAGAAAATGTAAAACGTAAAAACCAAAAGAATTACAGAGAATACTGTATGAATGTTATTTTTTAGAATGGTAAATAATCGCACTTAAAAACAGGTATAAGCATTTAATCCAGCTATTATGTAATTTTACATTAAGCTATTGTAGCAAAATGGCAACAACAAACAACCCGTTCATTCACCAGAGGGGATAAACAAAAAAGGAAAATGATTAATTCCCTACGGAAAATAAAACCATTGCGCATTTATATTGTTCTATTGATATTATTACACACAAAATGAAACAGAAAGTATCTTTGGTATTGTCTGGAGGAGGTGCCAGGGGGATTGCCCACATAGGTGTTATTGAAGAGTTGGAGAAGCATGGATTTGAAATAACTTCCGTTTCAGGAACTTCCATGGGTGCACTTGTGGGGGCTGTTTACGCATTAGGAAAAATGGAAGAATACAAAAGCTGGCTATACACCCTTGATAAAAGAAAAGTATTTAGTCTTGTGGATTTTACATTTAGTAAGCAGGGACTGATCAAAGGGGATAAAGTATTAAAGACAATGAAGGAATTTATCCTGGATGCAAATATTGAAGATTTGAAAATATATTATGCTGCTGTAGCTGCGGACATTATTAACAAAAAGGAGGTGGTATTTACCGAGGGAAGCATTTACGATGCCATCCGGGCTTCCATTGCCATCCCTACGGTGTTTACACCGGTAAAGAAGGAAAATGGCCTGCTGGTGGATGGTGGCATCATCAATAATATTCCTATTAATCATGCCAAAAGAACGCCAGGCGATATATTGATTGCGGTAAATGTTAATGCCGACATCCCAGTATTAAAACTAACTATCTCCCAAAAAGAAAGTGAAGTAAAACAGTCAGTATATCAGAAAAAGATCAAAGACTTCTATAACCAATTAAAAAAGACCAAACATAGTCAAAAGGATGGAAAGTTTGGTTATTTTAACCTGATCAGCAAAACCATTAGTTTAATGACTTATCATATCGAACAGATGTTACTCGAAAAATACGCACCGGATATCATGGTTAATATTTCCGGAGATTCCTGTAATACTTATGATTTTTACAAAGCAGAGGAAATGGTTGAAACCGGGCGGCGGGCGGCTGCTACAAGTTTAAAAGAGTACGAAAGCAGGATAAGATAGATACATCAAGAAAAATCCCGGACTTCCGCCGGGACTTATTTTATAAGACAATCATTTTAAGAAGGCAGAGATCAACCAACAACAATATACGAGTTGGAATCAATCTGATACATCTTATCAAAGACAAACAAGGATATAGGCGTTGTGCTCTGATTTTCTATCAGCACTTCTTTCTTTGTTACTCTTATTTTCAGTAAATGTTCCCTGAAAAGGATTTTAAAAGAATAGGCTTCCCATTGCGCAGGAATCATCGGGGAGAAACGTAGTTTATCGTCGTACACACGCATGCCACCAAAGCCCTGAATGACGGTCATCCAGGTGCCGCCCATGCTGGTGATGTGGCAACCGTCGTCGGTATCGTTGTTGTAATCGTCGAGATCGAGACGGGCAGTGCGGAGGTACATCTCGTATGCTTTTTTCTCGTAGCCAATTTTGGCAGCGAGGATGGAATGTACGCAAGCCGAGAGAGAAGATTCGTGTACGGTACGAGGTTCGTAAAAGTCGAAATTACGCTTGATGGTAGCCGTATCAAACTGATTTTCGAGAAAGTATAACCCCTGTAACACATCTGCCTGTTTGATGAAACAGGAGCGCAGGATGCGGTCCCACGACCATTTCTGATTCAGAGGAAGGTCTTTTGGTGGCAGGTCTTTTACAAGTATCTGTTCTTTGTCCAGGTAGCCATCCTGTTGCAGGAATATCTCCTGTTCTTTGTCTTCGGGATAGTACATGTGGCTAAAGATGGTTTTCCACTGTGCTGTTTCTTTTGTTTCGTCGAATTTCAGTTTGGCAATTAGATGCTCGAACTTGCGCGGAGCCATATTTTTAACGTATTCAATAGATTTGCAGGTATATCCTAACGTCCAGCAAGCCATTTTGCTGGTGTACCAGTTGTTGTTGACGTTGTTTTCATATTCGTTCGGGCCGGTAACGCCAAGCATCACATATTTTTTCTTTTCCTGCGAGAAATTTACCCTCTGCGCCCAGAAACGGGAGATAGCAATCAGCACTTCCAGTCCATAGTCAATCAGGTAAGGTTCGTCGCCGGTGTAACGGATGTAGTTGTAGATGGCAAAAGCGATGGCGCCGTTGCGATGTATCTCTTCAAAGGTGATCTCCCATTCGTTATGACATTCTTCGCCGTTCATGGTTACCATGGGATACAGGGCTGCACCACCGCTAAAACCGAGTTTTTCGGCATTTTCGATAGCTTTATGCAACTGTTTGTAGCGGTAAACGAGCAGATTCTTGGCAATCTTCGGGTCGGAAGTAGCAAGATAAAAAGGGATGCAATAGGCTTCGGTATCCCAATAGGTGCTTCCGCCATATTTTTCGCCGGTAAAACCTTTGGGACCGATGTTCAGACGTTCATCTTCGCCGGTATAGGTTTGATTTAGCTGAAAGATATTAAAACGTATGCCTTGTTGGGCTGCAATGTCGCCTTCGATGGCGATGTCGCTTTCTTCCCATTTTTTATCCCAGGCGGCAATTTGTTCCTGAAGCATTCTGTCAAATCCTTTTGACATTACCTTCTGCACGTAAACCGTGCTGCTTTCCACAAGCTTATCTTCCGGATGGTTAAGCGAAGCACAGATGGCAACATACTTTTCGATGGAAAGTGTTTCCTGCTTTTTCACTTTAAACTTTTGGATATTGCCGGTGTATTTTTCTTTTTCCACCGCTTGGGCTGTGATGTTTTGCAGATTTTCCCCAACAAAAACCTGGTACTGCATGATAGCAGATACCACAAAGCCTGTTTTTTTGGTTTTGGCGACTACATAACCGGTTCCGTTTCCGGCTTTCTGACATACCTCGTCCCAAAACTTTTCGTCGTAGTTGGAATCCTGGTTTTTTACATCAAAATCGAGGAACGGCTGAATGGTGATTTCGGCATCGGCATTGGTTACGGTAAGCTGGTAGCGTATGGCTCCGCTCTCGTCATCCACGATGCTAAGCAGACGTTTGGAAGTTAACTGTACTTCCAGGTTGTTTTCCATCACCAGCAGGGCAGTTCTTTCCAGCCAGCCTTCTTTCATGTTCAAAACACGGCGGAATTTTTTGATGGTACAACGGTATAGGTCGAGGCGAACACCATTGATATAAACGTCTATTCCAATCCAGTTAACGGCATTGAGCACTTTGGCAAAATATTCGGGATAGCCATTCTTCCACCAGCCAACACGGGTTTTGTCGGGGTAGTAAACACCCGCGATATAATTACCCTGCAGGCTGTCGCCGCTGTAATATTCTTCAAAATTGGCACGTTGGCCCATCCTGCCGTTGCCGATGCTCATCACACTTTCGGTAATACGGTTGTGCTCCGGATGGAATCCTTCTTCGATGATGCACCATGGGTCGTGTTTGATGTAGCTTTTCATACGTTTTTAATTTGAATGGTAAATTTTTTTTCTTTTTTCTTACCCTTTCGGCGAATACCTGATCTTCAAGTTTACTCCGGAAACCGATCAAAATTTTTCTTTGTGCCTTTGAGACCTTTGTAGTTAAATACTTTTTAAAATTAACCACTAAGGGCATCAAGTACCAATAACTATCGGTGCATCGGAATCACAAAGGCTTTTCAGTCGGTTTCATAGATGGGTCAAACTTTTTATTTATTCTTTTATCATTTTTTTAATCTTTTCCACAGAAACTTCGTCAAAACCAGGAACTACCAGGTGGGCATGTCCCAAGTTTTCGGGCAACCCGATGCCTACTACTTTCATCCCGGCATTCAGAGCCGCCTGTATGCCCGCTCCGGCATCTTCGAAAACCACACATTCAGCAGGAGGTATTCCCAATTCTGCGGCTCCTTTCAGGAAAATCTCAGGATTGGGTTTGGCTTTGGTAACCTTGTTGCCGTCAATAATGGCATCAAAATATTGCATCATACTGATTTTTTCGAGTATAGTCCGGGCATTTTTGCTTGCCGATCCTAAGGCTATCTTTATGTTGTTCTGTTTTAAATATTCCAAGAAGCCAATCACTCCCGGCAGGATTTCGTCCGGGGTCATTTGCATAATATATTCCACATACCATTCATTTTTCCTTGCGGCACAGGCTTCCTTGGATTTTTCGCATAAGGTCTTCCCTCCTATCCCGAGCAGAATCTCCAGCGAAGTCATGCGGCTTACGCCTTTCAAACGTTCGTTATCGTGTTCCGTGAAATCAAATCCCAGTTCATGGGCAAGGCGTTTCCATGCCAGATAGTGATATTTGGCTGTGTCAACTATTACTCCGTCGAGGTCGAATAAGCAGGCTTTCATATAACTGTGAGTTAGGAGCTTGGAGTTAGGAATCAGGGGCATCTCATCGCTCATAGCTCCCAACTCCAGGCTAATTATTTTTGAATATATTCTTTTACAAATACAACAGAAATACCTGCCAGCACCATGGAAGCTCCGGCAATACCAAGCATCAAGATGGCATTACTGCCCAAAGCAGTTAAAACGATTCCGCCAAGCAGTCCTGCTGCAATCTGAGGAATGGTGATGGTAGCATTGAAGAGCCCCATGTACACGCCCATTTTACTTGCCGGCAACGAAGCCGAAAGGATGGCATAAGGCATGGCGAGGATGGCTGCCCAGGCAATACCAACGCCTATCATGGAGAAAAACAGCACATTCTGGTCGTGGACAAAAATCATGGAGATGAGTCCGATCCCACCCAAAATCAACGAAAACATATAAGTAGGCTTCCGTCCTATATGATTGGCAATGCGTGCCATCACAAGGGAAAACAAAGCTGCAAAAACGCTGTAAGCTGCAAAGATTACGCCTGTCCAGTTTCCTGCTGCGTTGAAATCTGCAGAGGTGGAATCAGTGGCAGGAGTGCCCCAGATGTTTTGTGCAATACCCGAAGTAGTGTAAACCCACATCAGGAACAGGGAAAACCAGGAGAAGAACTGAACGATGGCAAGCCTCCACATGGTTACGGGAATGTCCTTCAGTAATGCCCA from the Lentimicrobiaceae bacterium genome contains:
- a CDS encoding patatin-like phospholipase family protein; translated protein: MKQKVSLVLSGGGARGIAHIGVIEELEKHGFEITSVSGTSMGALVGAVYALGKMEEYKSWLYTLDKRKVFSLVDFTFSKQGLIKGDKVLKTMKEFILDANIEDLKIYYAAVAADIINKKEVVFTEGSIYDAIRASIAIPTVFTPVKKENGLLVDGGIINNIPINHAKRTPGDILIAVNVNADIPVLKLTISQKESEVKQSVYQKKIKDFYNQLKKTKHSQKDGKFGYFNLISKTISLMTYHIEQMLLEKYAPDIMVNISGDSCNTYDFYKAEEMVETGRRAAATSLKEYESRIR
- a CDS encoding glycoside hydrolase family 65 protein translates to MKSYIKHDPWCIIEEGFHPEHNRITESVMSIGNGRMGQRANFEEYYSGDSLQGNYIAGVYYPDKTRVGWWKNGYPEYFAKVLNAVNWIGIDVYINGVRLDLYRCTIKKFRRVLNMKEGWLERTALLVMENNLEVQLTSKRLLSIVDDESGAIRYQLTVTNADAEITIQPFLDFDVKNQDSNYDEKFWDEVCQKAGNGTGYVVAKTKKTGFVVSAIMQYQVFVGENLQNITAQAVEKEKYTGNIQKFKVKKQETLSIEKYVAICASLNHPEDKLVESSTVYVQKVMSKGFDRMLQEQIAAWDKKWEESDIAIEGDIAAQQGIRFNIFQLNQTYTGEDERLNIGPKGFTGEKYGGSTYWDTEAYCIPFYLATSDPKIAKNLLVYRYKQLHKAIENAEKLGFSGGAALYPMVTMNGEECHNEWEITFEEIHRNGAIAFAIYNYIRYTGDEPYLIDYGLEVLIAISRFWAQRVNFSQEKKKYVMLGVTGPNEYENNVNNNWYTSKMACWTLGYTCKSIEYVKNMAPRKFEHLIAKLKFDETKETAQWKTIFSHMYYPEDKEQEIFLQQDGYLDKEQILVKDLPPKDLPLNQKWSWDRILRSCFIKQADVLQGLYFLENQFDTATIKRNFDFYEPRTVHESSLSACVHSILAAKIGYEKKAYEMYLRTARLDLDDYNNDTDDGCHITSMGGTWMTVIQGFGGMRVYDDKLRFSPMIPAQWEAYSFKILFREHLLKIRVTKKEVLIENQSTTPISLFVFDKMYQIDSNSYIVVG
- the pgmB gene encoding beta-phosphoglucomutase, translating into MKACLFDLDGVIVDTAKYHYLAWKRLAHELGFDFTEHDNERLKGVSRMTSLEILLGIGGKTLCEKSKEACAARKNEWYVEYIMQMTPDEILPGVIGFLEYLKQNNIKIALGSASKNARTILEKISMMQYFDAIIDGNKVTKAKPNPEIFLKGAAELGIPPAECVVFEDAGAGIQAALNAGMKVVGIGLPENLGHAHLVVPGFDEVSVEKIKKMIKE